In Nymphaea colorata isolate Beijing-Zhang1983 chromosome 10, ASM883128v2, whole genome shotgun sequence, the genomic stretch AAATCAGTTATAAGATCATATCTAATtggttttataaatttaaaacgTTCTACTTATCTGGCATACACCCAGTGGCTGAGACAGAAAATTCTGGCAGATGGGCAGTAATACATCATCTATCTTTTAAAACGCAACCACATGTAAATAATTAAATGGCTATAAGGTATGAATATAGGCATAGGTAAATTACTCATACCAGCCTACATGTGTCTTGGCCATTGGGTAcacctttctttctctctctctctctctctctctcaatatatatataccttttcTCTATCATGGCAATGACAATGACATACTGTGAAAGAGGGAATAAGAAACTAGACTTGTGAGGACTGATAGCTGTACCAACCATTTGATATCTAACGTAGAACTTCTGGAGGCTACCAGCAGTTTGATAATGTTAGCCTTTCGTCATTAGATAAAGGAAATATGTGTGGCCGAAATACTTCcattaaaagaggaaaaagaggcTAGCAACTGGTAACTTTATGGAAGTTTAAATGcaccaaaaaagaaagcaagattCCTTCATGTGGGTAGCTCAGTCATAAATATTTCTAATTCAATAAAATATAAGTTAGTTGACGAAGTCTAGGAACTCATATGTATACTCCAAGAGTTAATTTACACAATTAATACAACTTAAGGACTCATATATGTACTTTTATTcattaatataaaaacaaaatagtaATGAAACTCACTAGATCTGCTGCGGGATTTCCATTAATGAATATGCTTAAACGTTAATATCAATGACCATGTTTAGAATCTAAAATCGTCGTCTAGAAACACTTTTGACAAGTACGTAAATTATCCACTTGGCTTAAAGTGGTTTTCGTAAGTTTTCGTTTCTTCTCATATTTCAAAGCAACTGTATGTGAGTTTCTGGTGCATGGGGATCACCTGAATTCTGAGGTAGTTTTGTTCAGATCGGAGAGCTTGAAAAACTACAGAAATATGGAGGTCCACCATGTCCGCGCTGGCCTGAGAAAAAACATCAACCAGTGGAGTGCGGCCATTGTCGTATAGCCAATTTATGACGCTCCATTTTGCTGCCTTCTTCGCGCTATACTTCCTTTCAACCTTGGACGAGCCTGTACCCAGAGAGATGACCAGAAATCTTCCATAATCCATGGGCTTGATTGGGAAGAAGTCCGGGTTGCCACTGAAGATCTCTTTGGTGATGTCCCCAATAGCTAACAAACACTTGAAGAAGATATACATATCCGGGTAAAATTAGTTAGTTCAGTTCttgaaacttttcttttacttgaCAAAAGATTCGAGACCGTCAAGAAGAAGGACGTTACAGGATTGTTTGCTGCCACACCACCATCTGATAGGTTGTAATGCCTTGTTGTGCCTTGGGAGTCCTTTGTTTCGAAGTAATGAGCAGGCAGGTACGTTGGTGCAGCAGAGGTGCTGATGCATATATCAGAAAGGGAGGCATCCTTTGAGACATTGGTCTTTGCCTGCATGCAAATGAACATAAATGTGGCCAATCGCTCCAACGAAAGTCGAAGTCTCTCTTCCTAAAACTGTGTTGGTACCAGGTGGTGAGATCTAATGAGCTTCACCTTGCACATAAGACCCACCTCCTTTTACAGTATTGGAGCATAGTTTCCCGCGAGTCAAACTTGTGACTCACTGTTATAATGGGTCTCAGCCCACTCATTTGAGTTATGCCCCTCGAAGCTAGCAACATTGTTACtacttaattttgaaaaagaaaagcagacaAACAAAAGAGTAGTATCAGTTTAGGAACAAGTAGCGGTTTGAAGAACTGGAAGTTTGAAAAGTATACATTTAGAAAGAGGtgtctcttatttttttctgtgGTATTAGTTCAGGTGTAGGGGTTTAAATCCAatatcttcttctcttctttcataTGTTACAAATGcccttgtctttcttcttctttcatcagTTACAATTGCCGTTGCTTTCGTCTGGttgttattttcttccttttttcttttttgtttttttgcttttttcttgttgcaCCTTTCTTTTTGAGTTCGGGTTGAGTTAGAGATCAAAAACGGTTGGGGTGCTTGTTCATGCTTATCCCTATCGATCTCAATGCTTTATGGTACTCAAACCAAGCAATTCTAGTATCCTCACTGCAACTTTTAAAGTATTAAAACTACAGTTATCGTTTAATTATTGGTTATAAATGACAAGGGTTTTTTCTTAGATTTAATACTGCAAATTTGCTTTCTTCAAGAAAATATCGGTAAATTAGAAAAAAGTCATTTAAGAAATCCTAAAagtaagatgaaaaaaattgcaaacttAAAAATTCattaatagaaaatgaaaaaaaagaagccaaaaaccacaaaaagggtattttttcgtgttttttggagtttttttttcattttgtctttttttttttcaaaaagaagggTCTTTACAGTTTTATACCGCGGACGCAATCATTCTGGACGTGCAAGCTGCGCGTAAAGGTTGCGTACGTATGCAATTGTCGTTATTTTAATTGCAGAGTTCACATggaaaaatttgaatatgacatGTTGGTAGCAAGTCTTTGTTCTTTAATTTCCCTTCAGTCAAATGAACAAATGCAAGATACAATTCATTACTCTAAGTATATATTAAGCAAAGGTTTTCAATTAGAAAAACATACTATTGAagtcaattatatatatatatatatatatatatatatatatatatatatatatatatatatatatatatataattagtaaATCGTGGACGACTTGGTCAACACCGTATGGATATGATATTGACAACGTTTTGGTGGGAAACAAGTATTAAGTTCATCCTTTCGAGTCAAATACTGTTCTTAATTAGTCTAATAGAAAATGAACAGTTGTTATAACATCAGCATTTACTAGTagaaagttcaataattttttataaaaacaacttgtGAACTAAGATTCgttttatgttaaattagtgtTTGTAGACATtctaggatgtttatattttatttaaaatatattttattaagaaTTTAAGAAGTCTTTTTTTAtatctcaattttcttttatatatatatatatatatatacatagatatatatatatatatatagtattgaAATATAATGTTATTGGTGCATTGGGACATGGGCACAAAAAAGCAAAACTTCGAAGGGCTAAGGAGAACAGATAGAAAAGCTGGTAGTTGTGAAAGGTAGTTGAAGAATCACCTCACCTCATACGTGGAGAACACAACGGGCTGTAGCAATCTGATGTCAAAAGTCGGAATGACCACGTTGGTGAGTGTCTCCAGCAGCTTTCTTTTCCCTAGTTTCTCTTTCACAATTTTGTGCAAGTTATGGCCACTGTACTTAGGCCCTCTCATTGCCCTGTACATCTTCATCAGTGAAGCAAATTTACCTCTGACATATGCATCCACAtaaaacaggaagaagaatTTATCAACTTTAAAAGATTTTGAACAGAGAGAAGTTAGCACCAAGAAACAGGGAAGATGGGCATTACGTGTACTGGGGGAAGATTTTAGGACAGTTTTCGAGGTAGAAGGGAACGATATCTTTGGCAGCAAAGAGTGGACGTCTATTTTCATCTGGGGCGGTTAACATGGCAGTCACCAGGCCTCCTGTGCTTGTTCCTGCAATGACATCGAAGTAGTCTGCTAGCCTCACGTTTGGTCCATCCAGTTCCTACACAAAGACTATGAtgttaattcataaaaaataacagcaATTGAGAGCAGGCAAGAGAGTTCCTAAAGTGAGTCAAGAGTCTTAAATTGAAGGAGATTCAAACTTCTCCACGAAGTGGGACACAAGCTGTGCTGTCAACTTAATTTCACTAACATTAAGATCTTCCAAGCAATGGCACCCAGTGTTCTTTGCTAATTCTTCTCAAATTTTTCttagaactctctctctctctctctctctctctctctctctctccctcgtcCTGGTAGTTGAGACCTCTTGAATTAATACTTCTTAAATTGGAGGGCAAGGTTTCATGCATTCCGTATTCTTGGTTTTCCATAGACATTGAAACTTGTTTTATAAGTATTTAGACTCGAAGCAAGAGGCTTGGTTTCTTAAGAAATTTATGCATTATATACATTGCAAATTATGTAATGAACTATAGTTGCATCATCATGCTTTTGCAATATCATATAGAAGGTTTAGAATGCATGAATTCGTTCAGAAGCCAACCCTCAGAACATAGAACGCAGCCACTTATATCCTCGAAAACTTAATGATTTACAGATATTCCGAAAGGCCAAGTTATACAGTTAGAAGAACtggcaagagagggagagagagagagagagtcttcgCTGCAACACCAG encodes the following:
- the LOC116262715 gene encoding patatin-like protein 2; this translates as MGSVVQIQPPTYGNLVTILSIDGGGIRGIIPGTILAFLEKQLQELDGPNVRLADYFDVIAGTSTGGLVTAMLTAPDENRRPLFAAKDIVPFYLENCPKIFPQYTGKFASLMKMYRAMRGPKYSGHNLHKIVKEKLGKRKLLETLTNVVIPTFDIRLLQPVVFSTYEAKTNVSKDASLSDICISTSAAPTYLPAHYFETKDSQGTTRHYNLSDGGVAANNPCLLAIGDITKEIFSGNPDFFPIKPMDYGRFLVISLGTGSSKVERKYSAKKAAKWSVINWLYDNGRTPLVDVFSQASADMVDLHISVVFQALRSEQNYLRIQDDCLTGTLASVDVATEENLANLVKVGEQLLKKPVSRVNLETGLFEPVDEGTNEEALIKFAKVLSDERAVRLQRSPSTHSMFVKYKHG